CCCTCCGGCAACCAGAAGATCGTCGGCCAGCAGTCGGGGCGCTGCCTCGACATCAACAACTCCACCACGGCCAACGGCACGCAGGCGCAACTGTGGGACTGCAACGGCGGCTCCAACCAGCGGTGGACCCACACCACCGGAAAGCAGCTGGTGGTGTACGGCAACAAGTGCCTCGGCGTGGGCCAGGCAGCCGGCAACGGCACCCCGGCGGCGATCTGGGACTGCAACGGCCAGGCCGACCAGCAATGGAACATCAGCCCCGACGGCACGATCACCGCGGCGCAGTCGGGGCTCTGCCTGGACGCCGGCGGCCAGGGTACCGCCAACGGGACGAAGATCCAGCTGTGGAGTTGCTCGGGCGGCGCGAACCAGCACTGGCGCCTGGAGAACTGACACACCGGGGGCAGGCACCGCATCCCACGGGCCTGCCCCCGCAGACGAACCGGAGCGCAACCGCAGCCACCGCGGCCGGCGGAGGCCGTTCACCTGCGACTCGGGTAGTGCCATCTGCCTGAGGCCGAGTGGGGCATGCGCGCCTTGTCAGGCGGCGTCGTGATCGCTGGCAAGGGATGGACGGACGACGGCGCCGTGCATGAGGTGCAGTTGCACGCCCGGAGGCATCAGCCGGACAACTGGTTGATGCCCCCGCGCGTTCGGTTCGGTGGCCCAGACCCGCTGAGGAGGTCGGCAGGCAGCCCGTCGGCGCCGCCCTTCGCCGACTGAGCGACCTTCGCCATGAAGGGGCTCCTCACCTCGACACGGTCAAGCACCCGACGGATGGTTTGCGGATCTTGGCGCGTGCGACCTGTCTGGTCGTGACGGCGTCGGATGTGGCGTAACGGCCGCAGCGCCGACCGCCGCGGGCGAGCTTCTCAGGCGACCGAAACCTGTTTGCCGCCCGCAAAGTGCAACCCTCGGGTTGCGTGTGGCCATTCCATGTGCAACTGTGGAGTTGCAGGAGGCGAAGCCGGAGACGATGAAGGAGTACCTCATGAGCGAGGACCGGATCGAACGCGAGACCCTGATCGCAGCGCCCTTGGAGCGGGTCTGGTCGCTGGTGGCCCAGCCGGGGTTCTGGGTTGCCGACAAGGCGAGCCTTCCCGGCACCGTGGCGAGGGAGGGCGAGTCGATGGTGGCGAAGAACGCCGAGCACGGCGACTTCCCGGTGCGCGTGGAGAAGGTCGAGCCGCCGACGTATCTGGCCTACCGCTGGACCAGCGCGTTCCCCGGTGAGGAACTGCGCGAGAACAACAGCACGCTGGTGGAGTTCACGCTGACCCAGGAAGGCGACCGGACGCGGCTCCGTGTCGTCGAGAGCGGCTTCGCGGCGCTGGCCGGGCCCGCGGAACTGCGCAGCCAGAACCGGAAGGACCACAGCGAAGGCTGGCCCCTGGAGCTCGGCGCGCTCAAGACGCGTGCCGAGCAGCCGGCCACGTGACGGAGGAAGGCTCCGGCGCCGCCGACGTCGTCGACAGCGTCATCGGTGCGCTGGCCGACCCGACGCGACGCCGGCTGCTCGACCTTCTCGCCGCACAGGGCGAGGCCACCGCCACGACGCTCGCCGAACGACTTCCCGTCTCGCGGCAGGCGGTGGTCAAGCACCTCGCCGTCCTGGACGCGGCCGGGCTGGTGTCCGGCGCTCGCGTCGGACGGGAGGTGCGGTACGCGGTCCGGCCCGCGGCGCTGGACACGACGGCACGGTGGATGGCCTCGCTCGCGACGGAGTGGGACCGGCGGCTGGCCCACATCAAACGCGTCGCCGAAGCAGCGGAGCGCGATGCGGATCC
The window above is part of the Streptomyces sp. NBC_00425 genome. Proteins encoded here:
- a CDS encoding ArsR/SmtB family transcription factor, with the translated sequence MTEEGSGAADVVDSVIGALADPTRRRLLDLLAAQGEATATTLAERLPVSRQAVVKHLAVLDAAGLVSGARVGREVRYAVRPAALDTTARWMASLATEWDRRLAHIKRVAEAAERDADPTQSD
- a CDS encoding SRPBCC domain-containing protein, with the translated sequence MSEDRIERETLIAAPLERVWSLVAQPGFWVADKASLPGTVAREGESMVAKNAEHGDFPVRVEKVEPPTYLAYRWTSAFPGEELRENNSTLVEFTLTQEGDRTRLRVVESGFAALAGPAELRSQNRKDHSEGWPLELGALKTRAEQPAT